The Prunus persica cultivar Lovell chromosome G8, Prunus_persica_NCBIv2, whole genome shotgun sequence genome includes a region encoding these proteins:
- the LOC18768693 gene encoding serine carboxypeptidase-like 13 isoform X1, which translates to MPSSKYIIITMLPQALLLVTLLNINVASTSNIVKTLPGFRGDLPFKLETGYVGVGSMDDVQLFYYFFESEGSPEYDPLVLWLNGGPGCSAFSGLVYENLGPLSFDYAHSIGNKPKLKLNPYSWTKNNILNFQVANIIFLDAPVGTGFSYAKNWEGYNNLNDTLSAAQTYEFLRKWLMDHPKFYNNPLYITGDSYSGIIVPMVVQEISDGNQDEHVPPMNLKGYVLGNPVTDEKKDNNYKVLFAYLKALISDELYQSMRKNCKGEYINVDLNNTLCVGDLELYNECIEDIQSAQILEPTCTSVASPKSAGSKWNINYFSDKDSVNLLLSFPELTRPWCRSYNYLFSYIWANDKTVQDALHIQEGSIKEWLRCNHTLKDSYIFDVSSSLVYHENLIKQGYRVLIYSGDHDMVIPYVATMAWIESLNLTVDSRWKPWFVDGQVAGYRVQYSDKKYQLTYTTIKGAGHTATEYKPEECHAMISRWFAYYPL; encoded by the exons ATGCCTAGCAGCAAGtatatcatcatcaccatgTTGCCACAAGCACTTCTTCTGGTGACCCTTTTGAACATTAATGTTGCATCAACGTCCAATATTGTCAAAACCCTACCCGGCTTTCGCGGTGACCTCCCCTTCAAGCTTGAAACTGG GTACGTGGGAGTGGGCAGCATGGATGATGTGCAGCTGTTTTATTACTTCTTTGAGTCTGAAGGGAGTCCAGAGTATGATCCTCTGGTGCTTTGGCTCAATGGAGGTCCTGGTTGTTCTGCCTTCTCTGGCCTTGTATATGAAAATTTAG GTCCACTATCCTTTGACTATGCGCATTCCATTGGCAACAaaccaaaactaaaattgaatcCATATTCATGGACAAAG AACAATATCCTAAACTTTCAGGTTGCCAACATAATATTTTTAGACGCACCGGTGGGCACAGGATTCTCATATGCAAAAAATTGGGAAGGATATAACAATCTCAATGACACCTTGTCAGCTGCACAGACATATGAATTTCTTAGAAAG TGGCTTATGGATCATCCCAAGTTCTACAATAATCCACTTTATATTACTGGAGATTCTTATTCTGGCATAATTGTTCCGATGGTCGTTCAGGAAATATCGGATG GTAATCAAGATGAACATGTGCCACCAATGAATCTCAAA GGATATGTGCTTGGAAATCCAGTGAcagatgaaaaaaaagataataattacAAAGTGTTATTTGCTTACCTAAAAGCACTTATATCAGATGAACTATACCAG TCAATGAGAAAAAACTGCAAGGGAGAGTATATCAATGTGGATCTAAACAACACGTTATGTGTGGGGGATCTTGAACTTTACAACGAG TGTATTGAAGACATACAGAGTGCACAGATATTGGAACCTACATGTACTTCAGTAGCATCGCCAAAATCAGCAGGGTCAAAGTGGAACATAAACTATTTTAGCGATAAAGACTCCGTAAATCTCCTCCTTTCCTTTCCTGAACTTACTAGGCCATGGTGTCGG AGTTACAATTATCTCTTCTCTTATATTTGGGCAAATGACAAAACTGTCCAAGATGCTCTTCATATTCAGGAG GGAAGCATTAAGGAATGGTTGAGATGCAATCATACCTTAAAAGattcatatatatttgatgtttCCTCCAGTCTTGTCTATCATGAGAATCTCATAAAACAAGGCTATAGAGTTCTGATTTACAG CGGTGATCATGACATGGTAATTCCATATGTGGCTACTATGGCTTGGATAGAATCTCTGAACTTGACTGTTGACAGTCGTTGGAAGCCATGGTTCGTCGACGGACAGGTTGCAGG ATACAGAGTGCAGTACTCAGATAAAAAGTACCAGTTGACATATACAACTATAAAG GGAGCGGGTCACACAGCAACAGAGTACAAGCCTGAAGAATGTCATGCCATGATTAGTCGGTGGTTCGCATACTACCCTCTGTAG
- the LOC18768693 gene encoding serine carboxypeptidase-like 13 isoform X2 — protein MPSSKYIIITMLPQALLLVTLLNINVASTSNIVKTLPGFRGDLPFKLETGYVGVGSMDDVQLFYYFFESEGSPEYDPLVLWLNGGPGCSAFSGLVYENLGPLSFDYAHSIGNKPKLKLNPYSWTKVANIIFLDAPVGTGFSYAKNWEGYNNLNDTLSAAQTYEFLRKWLMDHPKFYNNPLYITGDSYSGIIVPMVVQEISDGNQDEHVPPMNLKGYVLGNPVTDEKKDNNYKVLFAYLKALISDELYQSMRKNCKGEYINVDLNNTLCVGDLELYNECIEDIQSAQILEPTCTSVASPKSAGSKWNINYFSDKDSVNLLLSFPELTRPWCRSYNYLFSYIWANDKTVQDALHIQEGSIKEWLRCNHTLKDSYIFDVSSSLVYHENLIKQGYRVLIYSGDHDMVIPYVATMAWIESLNLTVDSRWKPWFVDGQVAGYRVQYSDKKYQLTYTTIKGAGHTATEYKPEECHAMISRWFAYYPL, from the exons ATGCCTAGCAGCAAGtatatcatcatcaccatgTTGCCACAAGCACTTCTTCTGGTGACCCTTTTGAACATTAATGTTGCATCAACGTCCAATATTGTCAAAACCCTACCCGGCTTTCGCGGTGACCTCCCCTTCAAGCTTGAAACTGG GTACGTGGGAGTGGGCAGCATGGATGATGTGCAGCTGTTTTATTACTTCTTTGAGTCTGAAGGGAGTCCAGAGTATGATCCTCTGGTGCTTTGGCTCAATGGAGGTCCTGGTTGTTCTGCCTTCTCTGGCCTTGTATATGAAAATTTAG GTCCACTATCCTTTGACTATGCGCATTCCATTGGCAACAaaccaaaactaaaattgaatcCATATTCATGGACAAAG GTTGCCAACATAATATTTTTAGACGCACCGGTGGGCACAGGATTCTCATATGCAAAAAATTGGGAAGGATATAACAATCTCAATGACACCTTGTCAGCTGCACAGACATATGAATTTCTTAGAAAG TGGCTTATGGATCATCCCAAGTTCTACAATAATCCACTTTATATTACTGGAGATTCTTATTCTGGCATAATTGTTCCGATGGTCGTTCAGGAAATATCGGATG GTAATCAAGATGAACATGTGCCACCAATGAATCTCAAA GGATATGTGCTTGGAAATCCAGTGAcagatgaaaaaaaagataataattacAAAGTGTTATTTGCTTACCTAAAAGCACTTATATCAGATGAACTATACCAG TCAATGAGAAAAAACTGCAAGGGAGAGTATATCAATGTGGATCTAAACAACACGTTATGTGTGGGGGATCTTGAACTTTACAACGAG TGTATTGAAGACATACAGAGTGCACAGATATTGGAACCTACATGTACTTCAGTAGCATCGCCAAAATCAGCAGGGTCAAAGTGGAACATAAACTATTTTAGCGATAAAGACTCCGTAAATCTCCTCCTTTCCTTTCCTGAACTTACTAGGCCATGGTGTCGG AGTTACAATTATCTCTTCTCTTATATTTGGGCAAATGACAAAACTGTCCAAGATGCTCTTCATATTCAGGAG GGAAGCATTAAGGAATGGTTGAGATGCAATCATACCTTAAAAGattcatatatatttgatgtttCCTCCAGTCTTGTCTATCATGAGAATCTCATAAAACAAGGCTATAGAGTTCTGATTTACAG CGGTGATCATGACATGGTAATTCCATATGTGGCTACTATGGCTTGGATAGAATCTCTGAACTTGACTGTTGACAGTCGTTGGAAGCCATGGTTCGTCGACGGACAGGTTGCAGG ATACAGAGTGCAGTACTCAGATAAAAAGTACCAGTTGACATATACAACTATAAAG GGAGCGGGTCACACAGCAACAGAGTACAAGCCTGAAGAATGTCATGCCATGATTAGTCGGTGGTTCGCATACTACCCTCTGTAG
- the LOC18768693 gene encoding serine carboxypeptidase-like 13 isoform X3, with translation MPSSKYIIITMLPQALLLVTLLNINVASTSNIVKTLPGFRGDLPFKLETGYVGVGSMDDVQLFYYFFESEGSPEYDPLVLWLNGGPGCSAFSGLVYENLGPLSFDYAHSIGNKPKLKLNPYSWTKNNILNFQVANIIFLDAPVGTGFSYAKNWEGYNNLNDTLSAAQTYEFLRKWLMDHPKFYNNPLYITGDSYSGIIVPMVVQEISDGNQDEHVPPMNLKGYVLGNPVTDEKKDNNYKVLFAYLKALISDELYQSMRKNCKGEYINVDLNNTLCVGDLELYNECIEDIQSAQILEPTCTSVASPKSAGSKWNINYFSDKDSVNLLLSFPELTRPWCRSYNYLFSYIWANDKTVQDALHIQEGSIKEWLRCNHTLKDSYIFDVSSSLVYHENLIKQGYRVLIYSGDHDMVIPYVATMAWIESLNLTVDSRWKPWFVDGQIQSAVLR, from the exons ATGCCTAGCAGCAAGtatatcatcatcaccatgTTGCCACAAGCACTTCTTCTGGTGACCCTTTTGAACATTAATGTTGCATCAACGTCCAATATTGTCAAAACCCTACCCGGCTTTCGCGGTGACCTCCCCTTCAAGCTTGAAACTGG GTACGTGGGAGTGGGCAGCATGGATGATGTGCAGCTGTTTTATTACTTCTTTGAGTCTGAAGGGAGTCCAGAGTATGATCCTCTGGTGCTTTGGCTCAATGGAGGTCCTGGTTGTTCTGCCTTCTCTGGCCTTGTATATGAAAATTTAG GTCCACTATCCTTTGACTATGCGCATTCCATTGGCAACAaaccaaaactaaaattgaatcCATATTCATGGACAAAG AACAATATCCTAAACTTTCAGGTTGCCAACATAATATTTTTAGACGCACCGGTGGGCACAGGATTCTCATATGCAAAAAATTGGGAAGGATATAACAATCTCAATGACACCTTGTCAGCTGCACAGACATATGAATTTCTTAGAAAG TGGCTTATGGATCATCCCAAGTTCTACAATAATCCACTTTATATTACTGGAGATTCTTATTCTGGCATAATTGTTCCGATGGTCGTTCAGGAAATATCGGATG GTAATCAAGATGAACATGTGCCACCAATGAATCTCAAA GGATATGTGCTTGGAAATCCAGTGAcagatgaaaaaaaagataataattacAAAGTGTTATTTGCTTACCTAAAAGCACTTATATCAGATGAACTATACCAG TCAATGAGAAAAAACTGCAAGGGAGAGTATATCAATGTGGATCTAAACAACACGTTATGTGTGGGGGATCTTGAACTTTACAACGAG TGTATTGAAGACATACAGAGTGCACAGATATTGGAACCTACATGTACTTCAGTAGCATCGCCAAAATCAGCAGGGTCAAAGTGGAACATAAACTATTTTAGCGATAAAGACTCCGTAAATCTCCTCCTTTCCTTTCCTGAACTTACTAGGCCATGGTGTCGG AGTTACAATTATCTCTTCTCTTATATTTGGGCAAATGACAAAACTGTCCAAGATGCTCTTCATATTCAGGAG GGAAGCATTAAGGAATGGTTGAGATGCAATCATACCTTAAAAGattcatatatatttgatgtttCCTCCAGTCTTGTCTATCATGAGAATCTCATAAAACAAGGCTATAGAGTTCTGATTTACAG CGGTGATCATGACATGGTAATTCCATATGTGGCTACTATGGCTTGGATAGAATCTCTGAACTTGACTGTTGACAGTCGTTGGAAGCCATGGTTCGTCGACGGACAG ATACAGAGTGCAGTACTCAGATAA